CTAACGATTTGATTGACTATGGTCgccatgagttcagtttgtCGAGCCAAGACGTCCACGATGTTTGGGTGAACGGgaggattaggaaggggaaCCTCGTTGTTGCGGTTGTTATTGCCACTCGAACCATTGGCACCATCCCTCTCGGTTCCCGAACACAACACCATCCTGTTaataaacaaaacggttagcggtcaggaatgaaagatggagaatgatactcaaaggcagggtggaaagataatgtgtagataaaaatctaacacataCCAACACTAGAAAAACATATCCAAGAGAAAAGGTAGATTTGGCACACTAAAATTAACAAGAATGAGTTCAGCGAAATCTAGACCACAACACACTATATTAATCAAGTACAGATTTAGAAACCACAAGAAAGAGTATGTATGCATGCGAAatatgaatgcaacatgacgtctcctcacatcgtgagcacgCTTTAACGTTCTAACACTCACTTACGACCCAAAAAACCGCATTGTccagcagcgctacaaccctcctaaTAGCGCTTAGGACAATTGGTGATTCCCACATTCTCAACCCCGATAAAAGGCTTAAAAGGTTTCCAGCAGATGAAAGGGTTTTCCTACGCTACCGCTACTCATGAAGACAAGAAAGGTTAATCATATCTTAATTAACACAAGTGAAGCAATAAGAAAGAATTAGCTCTAAGACCAAGGAAGAAAGGTAGCAATcagccttaagttcaaatttttaaccaaagtaaatcttagtgcaagtagtcaaattttatttgactctcaacccactaagccaattttaggttcacttcatgaaaccttagctctgatacccgttgtgagaaccgcccaatttgatactattttaaatgaaccgccggtcattatcacccagatgagagttaacacgtgcttgccgaaGAGCGTGCCatgtgttatcccacatctagagacccaaataaccgacacgtcagtcatccaaaataatatcaaatccggtagtcccggtatgtgctccaacatacgcccagaattagcatatgcacatactgtttacaatcgaatacatcgctaATAATCTACAAAGAGCAGTTTTCCAAAACCAGAGTTCGAatcttaatattacaagttcaatataggtgggtttcaagcttcccttacaagccttgggctcacgcaagtcatattaaacagagacTTAGAGTTTATTGAATTTACATGCTCTCTCGAAGTTCAGCTACGATAAAACatacttaagatgatgatgccttgctcaaggacatcaccacagccGCAACggcctactcctcccccgcattaggatcagcagggtagaagtggccgaacaccacttctggctcacctgcaactaggtttagaaagcaacctgagtacaaaaggtactcgcaagacttacgcgattacataaacaaggatcatgcaatggctcaagtaaaagctttaaggttaagtaattattgcacaAGCATGAGCTCTCTAAACTAATACCTAGTAAAATTAATTAATGTTGCCCGAACCCCCATTAAATTTTAGTAGAACATACTAAGAATAACATAGTTATTCCCGAGTTACTAAAATCCATTCCAACATGTCCGCACTTctacgaggagttcatgggataaagagcgtgctcataaccgagagcgcggcaattcgaattgattataaccttgcaagggtgtactactttacccacacgacgcgaggaccatgcgactcacccagccgatcacgccgggcaagggggaactcacgtcaaccgttcccaacaaggcttgatcattgaacctcacacctagctgacgagtagagacttagttccaccacgGACAATTCAAAACTTTCCAacacataggtccacctggggacacactaagcctctctgcatcgcccgtagccacgtagctaggactgcacatcaatgatcaagtcaaagaaggtaactggctcatccgtaccattatattggatatgtggtagcacgaaaaggtgctcaaaaccgacgtcatccacggacggtccttaatcgGTCCAAgcagactatgcccatgtgacttcattctctaggccctaccttTCCGCTCGAACCTCGATACTGCAAACCACTTGCCCCAATTGCTCAAGTGCGACTAAGGATAAtcaggtaagtgtgatactccaaaccattcctttcTAGCAAGAAATATGAGTATTCTAATCAGGGCTAAGTatctagtcagattaagttATTAACTGACTAACAAGTGAGAAGTACATGtataacaattcaaggaagggtAATGCAAGAGAGTAGGTACCAAAATGcagtacatacatacatactatgtAACCCCATATTATCCGGTGATGTAACTAACtaactcagattaaataggagtaAGGAATCATGCtaagctgcttgccttggttaacttcgggctcgaccGCGAACGGGACTCCAGGCTCGGGCTCAACGGACacggtgggctccacgggttcgacctccgacgcttcggtcactataatgcatgaatgcgatgcgaGAATTAACATGATGCCATGATTGTGCAagaaatgctatgcatgaaatgGGATGCATGCATTAGTGTGATACTATAGATTATGCAAGGGTGGTAAGACATGCATAATGAATGGCACATATGCGATGATGCAAAAACGTAACACACGCGACGACAAACAATCACTAGCGCACACGCGAACAGAAAAGCTAGATCGAGAATTAACAAATAAACTTATACAGCAAGCATAAATCACAAATTAAATTGAACATGCTGAGGATATTACAAGGAACTCaggaaaattggttttgtagcaaaagcattttcctagaattaatcataaatatattaagTTTCAGCTCTTCTAAATAAGATATATCAGAAAAGACATGGAAACTTAaccaaacaaatccaagaaaattatcatagaAACCAGGtatgaaaacaaagctaacaaaactggttttactattttctcactttccaACAAAAATTTCTATATTAAACCacattttggacagcaagcatGAAATCGAAATAAAAACCTAACAAACAGCAAGTAAACACATGAGTAACTTGGACCACTAGAAAGAACATTTCATGaggaacctaacaaaatttggtttggcatttttcgagcagtatacaaataactaagcattaAACACACTTTTGCTAGATAAAACTATTGATAAATCTATAGCaaggtaacatgcaaaacaatatttttcataagtagatctcagctagaggaatccaacaaaacaagtttcatatttttctgaggtatacatgaatttctacaaattttgcAAAACTGCTGCTCAACTAAACACCCTGAAAAATGCTAGATGCACCCAAAACCGGCCAGCCCTGCGGCTGATAGGCGGGGCCCATGGGCTAGCAGCCCCAGGCTGGGTCAAGGCAAAGCCGGCCTTGACCGCGGCGTGTGCGCGCGCGTCGCGTgcagcgacggcgagcggcggcggcgcgaggcagcGCAGCGAGGCGAAGCCAGAGCGGGGCAAAGGGTGCGCGAACGAGGTGGAGGCAACGGCAGCGAGGCTCACCAGTGGCGGCGCGGACAGGGAACGGCGAcgtgggggcggcgcgacggcgctaggcggctgcgggcggaggcgctcgccggcggcccagcagggagggggaggaggccgggTTAGGGCCCAAATCGGTCGAGGATGGGGAGGACTAGGTGGCGCGCTAGATCGGGGAggacctcaccggcggcgatgaATCGCGGCAGCGACGGAGctcgggggcggcggtggcaagGGAGGATTGGGGgaagggctagggtttgagggggaGCGAGGCCAGCCGAGCGCGGATAAGGAGAAGGGGCGGGCTCAGCACGAATAAGAACGCGCGCGCAGAACGAGGATCGTCGACGCGTGTTACGAGGATGGACGCCTGCGACGGGGCGACGCGCGGCACCGAGCATAGCAGGGTAAGGAAAAGggcggctgacaggtgggcccggtgaggaaaattttatttcttcttcttttttttttcctttgggtTGTGACAGCCACGATGACGGCGACGTCGAGGAAGAAGAGAGCGGCTTCATCGATGTCATGCTCGCTCTCAGAGAAGAGTACGGCCTCACCAGAAACCACATCAAGGCCATCTTGATGGTTAGTACACGTACTTGAATTATGAATTCATTCATTGCTTGCCTTGATGGTACCTAGATCAAATAATGACATTTCTCCGAATGAatgaattttatttatttgtctGCACAACAGAACATGTTCAACGCTGGCACAGACACCACCTACGTGGTGCACGAGTTCGCCATGGCCGAGCTCATGCGACACCCGGACGCCATGGCCAGGCTACAAGCTGAGCTGAGAAGCGAGGTGAGCAGCAAGGGGGTCTCGGAGATGATCCTTACCGAGGACGACGGCCTCAGCAGCATGGAGACCCTTCGGCTGCACCCACCCGGTCCACTGTTCCTCCAGCACCTCAGCACGACCGACTGTGGGGTGGAGGGGTACACGATCCCCGCTGGAACCACGGTGATGATCAACGCGTGGGGCATCGGCAGGGACCCTACCTTCTGGGAGGACCCGGAGGAGTTGAAACCGGAGAGGTTCCTCGGCGGCAGCCATGCCGCGGCGGACTACAGGGGCCAGGATTTCAGTTACATACCGTTCGGGTCAGGGCGAAGGATCTGCCCCGGGCTCAACTTTGGGATCGCCTCCCTTGAGATGATGCTGGCGAACCTCTTGTACCATTTCGACTGGGAGGTGCCGGGCGggaagggtattgatgtgaccGTGCACCGCAAGGAGAAGCTTGTGCTAATCCCAATAAagcataaattttaattacatttattAATCTCTTGAAAAGTGCATTATTGTCACCtaattacttttttttttataaagttCACCTAAGTAATTGAAAAGGCCAATTGATTGGTGTGAGCTAGTATAGTAGTAGTAGTTCTCTATGAAGCCTTTTTGTTTGGCTGATGGTACCACCACGTGTATGTCAGGAAAACGTACACTTGCTTGCAAGCAAAACAGAACAATAATGAATTCATCAAACAGATACTAATCAATCAACCCATCCCAATAATAGTGTTCCAATTAATATATACACTACATATAATCATGAAGCAGAGGTAGCTCCATAATTTGTACATCATGTAGTTTGAGAACGCATAAACAAGAGATGAGTAGTCTAGTCTTAATTGCCGTTGGTGACGGGGTACCCGATGCCGTGTCTTGTGGTCGGAAACGCGACGAAGAGCAGGCTGCAGAGCACGCCGACGCCGAGCGGCAGGATGTCGAGCACCTCCTCCGTCTCCTTGGGCGGCGCCGGGTAGAAGCACCTGACGACGTTCTTGTCCCTGGCGGCGACGACCCCGAAGACGGCGACCGAGAGCGCGGCGTGCACGAAGTCGACGAAGGCGAGCCTGTACCTGGAGGtgtcccccggcggcggcgcgccgggcggGTAGTCGATGAGCCAGAGGCCCCTGGGCGTGGCGACGCCGTAGTAGACGCGGCCGTCGGGGCCCCTGAGGGAGTCGGTGAAGGAGGCGAGGACGCAGGAGAGGGCGAGGACGGCGAGGAGCCCCCGCGTGAGGAGCGCGGTGGTGGCGTCGCAGGCGCCGTGGTTGGTGAAGGTCGGGGCCAGCAGGTTGAAGGCCAGGAGCGTGCCCGTGGGGAGCAGGTTGGCAAGGTTCGCCGTCGAGGTCAGCGCCCGGGACAAGACCGACCGCTGCGGGGGCGGTGGTTCTTGCTTGGGGAGGAGGTCTTGCTGCTGCTCttcatggaggaggagctgcggcTGCTGAGCCTGAGCGGCTGCTTGCCTCTGCCTgaccgacgaggaggaggaagaagcggcCATGGTCGATCGAGGGTGGCTTAGGCTTGATCGATCGAGGGTTGGTTGGTATATATGGAAATCAACGCAGTAGCAGTAGGCGATCTGACGATGAAGCGAAGCAATGGGCTTTCTGGAGAGGAGGAGGCGTGTATTTGTAGTCAACGACCGAGACCGTGGATGGGATGGCGATCGATtcatggagggagggagggttgTGGAATGCGTGAAGGAATAATGAAGGAATGGAGGCAGCGTGACGTGCAGGAGACCGCGTCGCTGCTGCATTGTTTTGCTCCATTCAGGAAGAGGAACTGATAGATGATGACTGATTGATGGTGGCGGTTTCATTCAGATGACATGATGATTTGGCCGCGgccacccaacccaacccaaccactGCACCGACCTTCCATTGTTACACCTTGCTAGATAGATGGTGCATGCGTCCAGCAACAGCAGATCACAACACGAACAGCACATGTCTCATCTCCAGTTCTCCACTCCTGCCTGACTGCGTGCGTGCTTCCACGGTACGGGAAGGCCAAGCCTCACCTAACGCGCTTTATTTCGTGACGACAATAGCTAGACAGCATCTACACGAAATAACTCATCACTCTTCCTAATACCAGAAATTATCCTTTTGATGACGGGAGGGAGGTGCTTCACCAGATTCCCAATTCCATTCTTAATATATacttaaatattttttttgattaCCAAAACGCACCTTCTTCCTACTCAAATATAATATAGGGAATTTCTCCTTTGAGTAATATGCTACAGCAACAACtataaaaatgtaaaaactATTATTGACGATTGAGAGATAAAATTAATGTATGTATAGGATATGAGAGACGAGCAATAATCCTAGAAATAACATCACCATCTTTATTTACTGAATTAATTAATTGTACTACAACCTTCATTCCTAACTCCTTCCTTCTTTCCTTTTTGGTTTTTGTCATGTTTAAGAGTAAAAAACGATGTCCGCCAATGGTTTGATGGCCACCAGTGTTTTGCATGCTTCGCACAACACACAAGCCACTTTTTatggggaaaaaaaagagaccaaGTCATCGTCACTggtctatggaattgggctggCTCCCTCCTCAAAACAGCAGTATGGGCCTACAACTACGACATTGCTCTTCCGGGGGCCTGGCTCTCTTAGACACTATCTCTCGGCCCACTGATCCAATCTACTGATCCCAATGAAATGCCTGTCCATTTTCCCATTTCCTGCagctttttttttagaattggGAATATGTATTAAACATATTCCATATCGATTGATATATATAGCTGTTCAAAACTACAATCCACACAGCAACAAGCGTCCGAGCGAAACaaaacagagtagcaaaaaaaaGAGACTAAAAAGTGCTTAGACATAAGCAATCCGATTAATGAAAGGCCATCCATTCGAACCGAAGATTTCCATGGCAGAACACTTAAATGCGCAACACCCCTCTAACACCAGTggcctttccttttttttgcagCAGCGCCCAAAATCGGATCCAATAAATTCCTCTGAACAGCACCTGCAGAGATGAAGAAACTCGCGCACAAGTAATGTCATTTCGAGTTAGTCATATCGCCCATAAGATTGCACATGCTCCCACTAAGGCCTGATATTTACGTTGTTTTCTCAGCCCATTTAACCAGTAAGTGAACATATGATTCACATTTAACAGCATAGGTAAATTAAAAACAACACTTATCAGTCTCCATAAGAATTTAGCATTGTGGCAATCGAAAAAAAAGGTGTTGTATTGTTTCATTAAGATTACAGTAACAACATTTTAAACTCCCTTTCCATCGCCGTCTAGCTAAATTATTCTTAGTGAGAGTAACCCCTTTAATCAAGTACCACCTAAAAATCTTAATCTTAAGAGACAATTTAAGTTTCCAGATAATATGATTATGAGGTGTTATATTAGTGGCTGTTATTGCCCTATACATAGATCGCACTGAAAAAGCCCATTCTGATACAGAGACCACACAAAAATGTCACTTTGATCTTGTACCTGAATATCCATTACTCTAGCCACCAGTTGGTGCCACAAGAGTAAGTTGTTAGCCACTAGAGATCTAAAAAAGAGACATTTAGTGGAGTTGAGCTTAGAACATGGCTGACTAACGTAGATGTTTTCCTGGCAATGTTATACAGGGTCGGGTATTGATTTTTAAGAGGTTCAATATGAAGCCATGAGTTTTCCCAGAATCTGATCTGAGACCCATTACCCAGCTTAAATTTGCCCCATCTCAGGAACTCAGATTTGGCACTCATGAGACCCGACCAAAAATGGGAATCTCCAGACAAGTGTTCAACCTGAGTAAGAGATCTGAATCGAAGGTATTTCCTCCTAAGAAGAGTTTGCCACACCCCTTGTTCATTTATTAGCTTAAAAAGCTATTTTCTTagcaaatatttattttgtgcaAATAGATTTAAGATTCACATACCCCCTTAGTCTTTTGAGCAGCAAAGGACACTCCATCTTGTCAGCCTATACTTTTTTTATGTTCGTtactttgccaaaaaaaaacctAGATCTATAGAAATCTAGCTTTTTTAGAACCCCACGAGGAACTTCAAAGAACGAAAACATAAACAACGGTAAGCTGCTAAGCACAGAGTTAATAAGGACTAGCTTTCCACCAGCAGAAAGCAACT
The Panicum virgatum strain AP13 chromosome 6N, P.virgatum_v5, whole genome shotgun sequence genome window above contains:
- the LOC120680280 gene encoding protein DMP3-like, with amino-acid sequence MQQRRGLLHVTLPPFLHYSFTHSTTLPPSMNRSPSHPRSRSLTTNTRLLLSRKPIASLHRQIAYCYCVDFHIYQPTLDRSSLSHPRSTMAASSSSSSVRQRQAAAQAQQPQLLLHEEQQQDLLPKQEPPPPQRSVLSRALTSTANLANLLPTGTLLAFNLLAPTFTNHGACDATTALLTRGLLAVLALSCVLASFTDSLRGPDGRVYYGVATPRGLWLIDYPPGAPPPGDTSRYRLAFVDFVHAALSVAVFGVVAARDKNVVRCFYPAPPKETEEVLDILPLGVGVLCSLLFVAFPTTRHGIGYPVTNGN